Sequence from the Paenibacillus tundrae genome:
CTCATGAATATAGATATAATACATAGCGATCCACTGACTCCTGGTGATATGGTAGGCTCGATACTCTTTTTCCAATGCTTCCGCGAAGAATTTCCCACTACGGTTTGTAACAAATGCAAGGCAATCCTCTAAATTAAACAATAGACACACCAACCAATCCCAACAGTTTTATCGCCGTGTATTTTTCCACTATTCATTATATGATAGCAAACATTTCACCATATAGGAAATGAATACTTACATTCGTTTCCTCATGCTTGATGGAGCGCACCGATACTAAGGCCGAATGCAGCTTCATGAATTACTTCTCCCGTTGTTGGGTGAGCAAAGACCGTATGTTTAATTTGTTGTTCTGTCAGCTCGTTTGTTATGGCGAGCGTTAAGCTACTGATTAAAGAAGATGCATCGGGACCAATAATTGCCCCTCCAACAATTTTTTGTGAGTGATTATTCTTAATCAATTTAATAAAACCTTCCGGTTCATTCATTGTTAAGGCCTTACCATTGCTGGTAAAGGAGACCTTACTCACACTGTAATCCATTCCTTGCTGTTTACATTCATCCTCCAATAATCCTACACTGGCTATTTCAGGTGATGTGAAAATAACGTTCGGGATTGCACCATAGCGCATTCCTTCCGATTCGCCTACAATTGAATCGATGGCAGTAATACCTTGATGCGAGGCAACATGGGCAAGTTGCATAATATTCGTAACATCACCTATCGCATAAATATGCTCAACGTTAGTACACATATGTTCGTTCACGGCAATACCTCGCCCATTATTGTTAAGCTGGATTCCGGCTCGTTCAACCTCCAAACCATCCAAATTAGGTTCTCTTCCAACAGCTACCAATACTTTTTCACTAACCAACAAGTGATCCCCTAGGGAATCCTCATAACTTACGATCGCTTGTCCATCATCAGAACGCTGGATTTTGGATACCTTCGATTTCGTGTGAATATGAATCCCCGCTTGCTCTGCTGAATGCTTGATCTCTTCGGATATATCACTGTCAATCATGGTCAATAGTCGGTCCATAAATTCTACTACATGCACTTCAACGCCCAAGTAACGATAGATGAAGGCAAACTCCATGCCGATGACACCCCCGCCGATAATCGTAATGCTTTTCGGTAGTTCGGTGCATGCAAGCGCATCAGTACTGGTCATTACAAAGGGAAGATCGATGCCAGGGATATTAACCTTGGAAATTTTGGAGCCTGTCGCTACGATGATATTGTTGGCTGAAATTTGGTAGTTAGTCTGCCCGTTTATCCTCACTTCATGTTTAGTCAAAAATGAAGCTTGCCCTCGGATGATTTCTATTTCATTCTTTTCCATCAAGTAATCAATTCCGGATATTAATTTTGCCTTAATCTCATCTTTACGACGAATAATCTGATGCATATCAACTTGAAGTTCCGTACCTGTGTTAATACCAAATAAAGATGATTGCTTGACATGATGACATATTTCAGCAGATTTAACCAATGATTTCGTCGGGATGCAACCTACATTTAAACAAGTGCCGCCCAATTCTTCTTTTTCAATTAATGTAACTTGTATTCCCTTTTTAGCTGCATAAATTGCGGATACATACCCACCTGGTCCTGCACCAATAATCAATAGCTCCACTTTCTTAGTCATGACTGGATGTTCGAGTTCATTATCCTGCGGCTTAGATAATACCTCGTCTTCCAAAGCGGTTTCTAACGTGAACAACACTTGATTGGAGGAAATTTCTCCACCTTCTTCAAACAAAATATGGCTGATGGTACCCTCCGCAGTCGCTGTAACTTCTCGATTGCCTTTGCCTGTTTCAATTTCAACGAGTAAGTCTCCGAATGAAACCTTGTCCCCTTGTTGGAAATTGATGGTACCGGCTTTTCCTTTTTTTCCTCCAGGAATCATTGACATTTTTATCTCCATGAAAATCAAGCTCCTTCACTACCAAAGAGGGGTGGATAATCCCTTCTTAGCGCATATGTTAGTGTCTAACTACCCCGGATTGCACCAATTTAACTCCGTTAGCCAAGCAGTCTCCAACCGGACAAGTCTTCTCAATGAATGTTGCAAAAGCTTCTGCTTTTTCTTGACTTTCTGTTGTTTTAAAGTGCATTATAAAACGAATTTCCTGAAATCCGCTTCTTACATCTGCGAGCCCCATGAATCCATCCGGATCCAAGTCTCCTTCAAGCTCAACATACAATTCTTCATATGAAAAGTTGTACGCATCCGCAAAGGCAGCAGCAACGATGGACTGACATGCTCCAAGTGCACATAATAGCG
This genomic interval carries:
- the lpdA gene encoding dihydrolipoyl dehydrogenase, which produces MEIKMSMIPGGKKGKAGTINFQQGDKVSFGDLLVEIETGKGNREVTATAEGTISHILFEEGGEISSNQVLFTLETALEDEVLSKPQDNELEHPVMTKKVELLIIGAGPGGYVSAIYAAKKGIQVTLIEKEELGGTCLNVGCIPTKSLVKSAEICHHVKQSSLFGINTGTELQVDMHQIIRRKDEIKAKLISGIDYLMEKNEIEIIRGQASFLTKHEVRINGQTNYQISANNIIVATGSKISKVNIPGIDLPFVMTSTDALACTELPKSITIIGGGVIGMEFAFIYRYLGVEVHVVEFMDRLLTMIDSDISEEIKHSAEQAGIHIHTKSKVSKIQRSDDGQAIVSYEDSLGDHLLVSEKVLVAVGREPNLDGLEVERAGIQLNNNGRGIAVNEHMCTNVEHIYAIGDVTNIMQLAHVASHQGITAIDSIVGESEGMRYGAIPNVIFTSPEIASVGLLEDECKQQGMDYSVSKVSFTSNGKALTMNEPEGFIKLIKNNHSQKIVGGAIIGPDASSLISSLTLAITNELTEQQIKHTVFAHPTTGEVIHEAAFGLSIGALHQA
- a CDS encoding OsmC family protein; translated protein: MLTTFKATATKLPKGLQVEAQSRGFKILMDEPQDLGGTDKGMNPVEALLCALGACQSIVAAAFADAYNFSYEELYVELEGDLDPDGFMGLADVRSGFQEIRFIMHFKTTESQEKAEAFATFIEKTCPVGDCLANGVKLVQSGVVRH